CGCGATCACGAGGCACACGATGCCGGGGAACCAGAACGCGGCCTGCCAGGTGCCGAAGGTCGCCAGGGCCAGGCCCGCGAGGGCGCCGGACCCGGCGCCGCCGACGTTGTGGGCGATGTTCCAGAGGGCCGTCTTCGACCCGCGTTCCGACGTCGAGAACCAGTGCACGAGGGTGCGTCCGCTGGGAGGCCAGCCCATGCCCTGGAAGAAGCCGTTGAAGATCATGATGACGGCGAAGAACGCGACACTCGCGCCGACGCCGGGCACGAACCCGATGAACAGGTTCGCCACGGCGGACAGGACGAGCCCGATCGGCAGGAAGAGCCGGGCGCTGCTGCGGTCGCTGACGATCGCGCTGAGGAACTTGCTGATGCCGTAGGCGACGAGCACGGCGTTGGTGATGATGCCGAGGCCCAGGGTGCTGAAGCCCTCCTCGTCGCGCAGGATCGTGGCCACGAGCGGCACATTGTTGCGGACGAGGTAGTACCCGGCGTAGCCGACGAAGATGCCGAGGAACACCTGGAGGCGGAGCTTCGGGTACCGCTTCTGAACGGTCGTGTCGTCGAGGCGTTCGGCGGGCGGGGGTGCGGCGAGGAACCTCATGAGTCCCTTGTCGGCCCAGGTGTCCGTGGTGGTGGATCGAGTCAAAAGTGTCCCCTTGATGGTGCGTTCTGATGGTGCGTCGGATCAGGTGTTCCTGCGGTCAGGTGCCGCAGTAGGTCGTGTACTTCCCGAAGTCGTCCGGGGCGCCGGCGGCGTAGCGTTCCAGCCCCGGCCGCTCGTCGAACGGCCTGCGGACGACGTCGACGAGTCGGTTCATCGGTTCCAGGTCTCCGGCGGTCGCGGCCTCCAGCGCCTCCTCGACGAGGTGGTTGCGCGGGATGTAGACGGGGTTCACGCGGTCCATCGCGTCGGCGTCGGGCCCGTGGGCCAACCACCGCTCGGCCCAGGCATCGAAGGCGGCGGCGTCGAGCACCTTGTCCCGTGCAGGACGTGCGTCCCCGCGCACCACCGGGCCGAGGCCCCGGAAGAACGACGTGTAGTCCACGTGGTTCTCCTGCAGCAGGGTCAGGACGTCGTTGGCCAGGGCCGAGGCGACCTCGTCCTCGAGGTCGCCGGGCAGTCCCAGCTTGGCCTTCATGCCCGTGAGCCACGCGCCGCTGTACCGGGGGCGGAAGGATTCGAGCACGCCGACGGCGAGCGCGACGGCCTGTTCCTGGTCGTCGTCGATGAGTGGCAGCAGGGTCTCGGCGAGGCGGGCGAGGTTCCACTCGGCGATCAGCGGCTGGTTGGCATAGGCGTAGCGGCCGCCGCGGTCGATGGAGCTGTAGACCGTGGCGTAGTCGAAGACGTCCATGAACGCGCAGGGCCCGTAGTCGATGGTCTCGCCCGAGATGGTCATGTTGTCCGTGTTCATCACGCCGTGGATGAAGCCGACGAGCATCCACTGCGCCACGAGCGACGCCTGCGCGGAGACCACCGCCTCGAACAGTGCGAGGTAGGGGCGTTCGGCGGACGCGGCCTGCGGGTGGTGCCGGTCGATCGCGTGGTCGGCGAGGCGCGTGAGGAGGTCCTTGTTGCCCGTGGCCGCCGCGTACTGGAAGCTCCCGACGCGCAGGTGGCTGCTCGCGACGCGCGTCAGGACGGCGCCGGGGAGCATGGTCTCGCGGCGGACGTCGCGCCCGGTGGCGACGACGGCGAGGGAGCGTGTGGTGGGGATGCCGAGTGCCTCCATGGCTTCGCTGACGATGTACTCGCGCAGCATGGGGCCGACGACGGCGAGGCCGTCACCGCCGCGCGCGAAGGGCGTGCGGCCGGAGCCTTTCAGGTGGAGGTCCCGCAGGCGGCCGGCGACGTCCGTGACCTCACCGAGCAGCAGTGCCCGGCCGTCGCCGAGGCGCGGGTTGAAGCTGCCGAACTGGTGGCCCGAGTAGGCCTGGGCCACCGGCGTCGCGCCGTCGGGCACCGTGGTGCCGAGCAGCAGGGCGAGGCCGTCGGGGGAGCGGAGGAACTCCGGATCGAGTCCGAGGTCCGCGGCCACCGGTTCGTTGAGGGCCAGGAGGCGGGGTGCGGGGGCGGCGTCGGCCTGCCAGGCGACGGCCATCTCGGGCAGTTCCCGCGCGAAGCGACCGTCGATGGTGACCTTGGACTCTGTGGGCACGCTCATCCGTCCACCGTACGCCGGGGCGCTTCGCCGGGGACATCCGGGTGCGGGGGTTGCACCGGGCCTCGATCACCCGTCCAGGTCCCGGTGCGCCATGCTCTGCAGCGGTGTCACGGACCGGGCGCGGCCGGTCATACCAGGCTGGCCAGCCCGCTCCTGGCGGCGACGGCGCGCTCCGCGAACGCGGAGAAGGCGCGGGTCGCCGGGGAGAGATAGCCGTGCTTCCGCTGCACCAGGGCGATCGTGTCGTAGAGCGGTTCGGCGAAGGGGAAGCTCCTCACGCCGTCCTCACGCCGGAGGGATTCGAGGATCCCCCGCGCCATGAAGGAATCCCCGGCTCCGGCGGCCACCAGCCCGTAGGCCGTCTCCGCATGCTCGACCTCCATCTCCGCCTCGATCGACAGTCCCGTGACGTTGGCGCGTTCCCGCAACTGGCGTCGCGTGGGGTCCTTCCACCCGGCATGGGCGTCGTAGAGGACGAGCTTCGCGGCGGCGAGCTCCTCGATACTCACAGCGCCGGCGTCGGGGTCGCGGGTGGAGGAGATGAAGCGGACCTCGTCACGGGCGAGGCGCCGGACGTCGAGGTTCTCGCTGTCCACCGGAAGCACGACCAGGCCGCACTCGATCTCCCCGCTCGCCACCGACGCGGCGACGACGTGCGAGTTCAGGCCGATCATGCGCACGCGGACCCCCGGGTGCTTCTGGTGGAACTGCACCACGAGGTCGGCGAGATCGTAGTTCGCGGCGTACCGCAGCACGCCGAAGGTCGATACCCCGCCGTTGAGGGTCTGCAGGGCCTGCACGGCCTCGGCGCCGCGGCGGGCGGAGTTCACGCAGTCCAGGGCATGGGTGTGCAGTTCCTCGGCGGCCGGTGCGGGGGAGAGCCCCTTCGAGGTGCGGGTGAACAGGGGGGAGCCGAGTTCCTGCTCGAGCCGCGAGATCAGCTCCGAGGCAGACGCCTGGGTGATGCCGAGTTCCTTCGCCGCCGCGCTGAGGGACCGGCAGCTGTAGGCCGCCAGGAAGGCGCGGAGCTGATTCAGGGTCACAGGGAAACCCTATAGCTTCCACTGGGAAAGGGTGGGTTCCCCTATGTTGACGCCGGTCCTACGCTTCGGATCATGGAACTGACAGCGCACCATGCCTCCTTCATCACGGGCTCCTACGAATGCCTGAAAAGCGCCGGGATCGGCGGGGTGCCGGCGCAGCGGCTGCCCCAGGTCGTCGAGACCGTCTCGGAGATGCTCTCCGTCATCGAGAAGGGCGGGCGCGACGCCGTCGCGGAGTACTCGCGGAAGCTCGACGGCTGGAGCGGCGGCGACGTGGAGATGGACGCCGCCTCCCTCCGCCGGACCGGCGACTCCCTGACGCCGGACCTGCGGGCCGCCCTGGAGGCCGGAGCGGAGCGCACCCGGACGTTCGCCGGCCTCCAGCTCCAGCACCTGCAGGATTTCCAGGCCGAGGTGATGCCCGGGGTGACGGTGGGCCACCGGTACATCCCCGTGCAGCGCGTCGGGGCGTACCTGCCCGCCGGGCGGTTCCCGATCCTCGCGAGCGCCTTCATGACGGTCGGCGTCGCGAAGACCGCAGGAGTGCCCACGGTGATCGCGTGCTCACCGCCCACCTCCCCGACCGCCGGCAACCCGGCCGTCTTCTACTCCGCCTACCTCTCGGGCGTGGACCGCGCGTTCGTCGTCGGAGGCGTCCAGGCCCTCGCGGCGATGGCCTTCGGCCTGCTGGGCGAACAGCCGATGGACATGCTCGTGGGTGCGGGCAACGCCTACGTCACCGAGGCGAAGCGCCAGCTGTTCGGGCGGGTGGGCATGGACCTGCTCGCCGGTCCCTCGGAGGTCGCCGTGATCGCCGACGACACCGCGGACCCGGTCATCGTGGCCGCGGACCTCCTCGGGCAGGCGGAACACGGCCCCCAGTCACCCGCAGCCCTCGTCACGACGTCCCGGGAACTCGCCGTCGCGGTCATCGCCGAAGTGGACCGCCAGCTCGCGGACCTGAGCACGCGCGAGATCGCCGGCCCGGCCTGGCGGGACTACGGGACCGTCTACGTCGCCGAGGACAATGCCACGGCCGTCGAACTCATGGACGTGCTCGCGCCGGAACACCTCGAGGTCATGACGGCGGACGACGACTATTTCCAGCAGAACCTGACGAACTACGGATCCCTCTTCCTCGGGCCATGGTCCACGGTCGCCTACTCCGACAAGGGCATCACCGGCACCAACCACGTCCTGCCCACGGGCGGCGGCGCGCGCTCCTCGGCCGGCCTCTCCGTCGCACGGTTCCTGAAACCGCTGACCTTCCAGCGCATCGACCGTGCGGCGACCATGCAGCTGGCGCCGCTCGTGTCCGAGATCTCAGCCTACGAGGAGATGGAGGCGCACCAGCGCACGGCCGATCTCCGCATCACCCGATTCGAAACCCAGACCGTATCGACAAAGGAGCAACCATGAACAGCAGGCGTGCAATGACGTCCTTCGCAGCCGGGGCGATGGGTATCGCCCTCATGCTCACGGCGTGCGGCGGAGGGGACTCCGGCGGCAGTGGGGCCGGTGGCGGCGATGACGGTGCCATCGAGACCATCACGATCGCCACCTCCAACGACGCGCCGTTCTCCTTCACGGACGACGCGGGCGCCCTGCAGGGCATCGACGGCGAGATGATCAACTGGATCGCCGACAAGAAGGGCTGGGACGTCGAGGTCTTCGTGTCCGAGTTCGCGACCCTGATCCCCGCGATCAAGGCGGGCAAGGCGGACACCGTCGTCGACGCCATGTACATCACGGATGTCCGCAAGGAAGAGGTGAACTTCACGGACACCTGGTACCAGCAGGGCGAAGGCATGGTGGTCCCGGGGGACTCGACCATGACCAACCGCGACGACGCCAAGGGCACCGTGATCGGCGTCCAGACCGGCACCACGTTCATCGAGCTCGCCGAATCCCTCGAGCCCAAGGAGATCAAGTACTTCGACTCGCAGGCGGCACTCCTGACCGCCGTGGAGAACAAGCAGGTCGACGTCGTCTTCACCGACGCCGCCGTGGTGGCGTACAGCCTCGTGCAGAACCCGAACGACGCCATCAAGATCGTGGACCCCTACGAGCCCTACTTCCCGGGCCTGATCGGTGCCGCCGTGCCGAAGGAGAACACCCAGCTGCTCGAGGAGCTGAACTCGGGCCTCGCCGAGCTGAAGGCCTCCCCCGACTACATGGAGATCCTCACCAAGTACGGACTGACCGAGAGCAATGCCGTCGACTGACCGTCCTTCGTTCCACCGAGGTTGAAAGGAAGCCCGGCCATCGATTTCATCGAGAGCACCCTCAGCTACTTCCCGCGCCTGCTGGCGGCCGCGCCGATCGTCATCCAGCTCGCCCTGGGGGCGATGGCGCTGGCCCTCGTGCTCGGCCTGCTGGTGGCGCTCGCCCGGATCTCGAAGTCGAAGATCCTCCGCGGGATCGCGCTCGTCTACGTCGAGGTGATGCGCGGGACGCCCCTGCTGGTCCAGCTCGTCTACATCTTCTTCGTCCTGCCGGCGATCGGGGTCAACATCGACCCGGTCCCGGCGGGCATCCTGGGGCTGGGGCTCAACTATGCGGCGTACCTCTCCGAGGTGTTCCGCTCGGCCATCCTCTCGGTGGAGGCGGGGCAGACGGAGGCCGCGCTGTCGCTAGGCTACACACCGGGCAAGGCGCTGTGGAAGGTCGTCCTGCCGCAGTCCTTCATCGTCTCCCTGGGGCCCATCGGCAACTACTTCATCGCCATGGTGAAGGACACGGCGCTCACCTCGGTGATCGCCGTGACGGAGATCCTGAAGACGGCCAACGTCATCAACGCCCAGACGTTCGAGACGACGCAGGTCTACACCGCGGCCGCACTGCTCTACCTGCTGATCAGCCTCCCGCTGTCCCGCATCGTGAGTGCCCTGGAGAAACGAGCGAGGGTCCATGTCTGACGAAGTGATCGTGAGTGTCCGGGACGTCCACAAGACGTTCGTGGTGACCAAGACCCCGGGCCTGCTGCAGCGACTCCGGGGGCGGCGGCGCGAGGTCAACCGGATCGAGGTCCTCAAGGGCGTCGATCTGGACGTCCACAAGGGTGAGACGGTCGTCATCCTCGGGTCGAGCGGTTCCGGCAAGAGCACGCTCCTGCGCTGCATGAACAAGCTCGAGACGATCGACAGCGGCCGCATCCTCGTCAACGGCCACCTCGTCGGGTACGAGGAGCGCGACGGGAAGCTCGTCGACGAGAAGGCGTCCGTCACCGCGAGGAAACGGACCGACCTCGGCATGGTCTTCCAGCAGTTCAACCTGTTCCTCAACAAGACCGCGCTCGGTAACGTGATGGCGCCCCTGCAGGACGTCAAGAAGATGTCCCGGGACGAGGCGCAGCAGCACGCGCTCGAGAACCTGAAGAGGGTGGGGCTGCTGGACCGGAAGGACAACTACCCGTCGAGGCTGTCCGGGGGCCAGAAGCAGCGCGTCGCGATCGCCCGCGCCCTCGCCATGGATCCGAGCGTCATGCTGTTCGACGAGCCGACGTCGGCACTGGATCCGGAACTCGTGGAGGAGGTGCTGGCAGTGATCAAGGCGATCGCCGCCCAGGGCACCACCATGGTGATCGTCACCCACGAGATGCAGTTCGCGCGCGACATCGCGGACATCATCGTCGTCATGGACCAGGGCATCATCGTCGAGAAGGGGACACCCGACGAGGTCTTCTTCCGGCCCAAACACCCGAAGACCTACGCCCTCCTGAAGCGCTCCGGACTGACGGTTGAACCCCCGGGCACGCCTCGGTCCTGATGACGATCGCGGCTGCAGCCCCTAAACTGGTAAGCCACCTGATGTTCCCGGGTGGCGAGGCGACGATCAAGGGAGATCAGCATGGGCATCAGCGACAGGATCAGGACGACGGCGAACCGCTACCTCGGCAGGTCCGGCACCGGGACGGGCAAGCCCGCCGGGGGAGCCGCCGGCCGGCGTGGGACCCGCGTTCCCTCCGGCAGGACGGGCGGATTCATCCGCAACCTCCTCAACCGCAAGTAGCGGCAGCGCTCAGGCCCTCGACCTCCGGGAATAGGGCCTGAGCGTTCCGCGGTTGGGCCAGGTATGCAGGTAGAGATCTGGTCCGATGTGAAATGTCCCTGGTGCTTCGTCGGGAAGCGCCGCTTCGAGAAGGCCCTGGCGGAGTTCCCCCACCGCGACAGCGTGGAGGTGACCTGGAAGAGCTACCAGCTGGACCCGTCCCTCCCCGACCATTACGACGGTACCGAGCAGCAGTACCTCGCCGAACGCAAGGGCATCGATCCCGGGCAGGTCCGCCAGATGTGGCAGCACCTCACCCGGCAGGCCGAGGGCGAGGGCCTCTCCTTCGACTTCGACCGCGTGATGGTCGGCAACAGCTTCACCGCGCACCGTTTCCTCCACCTCGCCAAGGCTTCCGGCCGGGGCGACGCCGCGAAGGAAGCCGTCATGTCCGCGCACTTCGAGCAGGGACTCGACACCTCCGACGTCGAGGTCCTCGTCTCCCTCGGTACCGGCATCGGCCTGGGCGAGGAGGAGATCCGTGCGACCGTCGCGGGCGACCGGTTCGCCGACGACGTCCGCCACGACATCGAGGAAGCCCGCACGCTCGGCGTGCAGGGCGTCCCCTTCTTCGTCGTCGACCGCAGGTACGGGATCTCCGGCGCGCAGCCCGTCGAGGTGTTCCGGCAGGCACTCGACCAGGCGTGGCGGGAATCCCACCCCCTGGTGTCACTCACGCCGTCCGCCGACGGCCCCGCCTGCGGTCCGGACGGCTGCTGACGCGTCCGACCGAGGCGCGCTGACGCCGCCCGCCGGCCTCAGCGCCGCCGCGGGCCCCTCAGCGCCGCTGCAGGCCCCTCAGTGCCGTCGCGGACCCGAGGCCATCCTCCGCAGGTCGTCCTGCACGCGGGCCAGCTCGCGCTGTCGCTGGATCTTGAGGTCCTCGGGGTCCTGCCGCCGGTGCCGCACGGGCTCGGAGGCCTGCGCGGGTCCGGGCTGCCCGGGCGCGTCCTCCTCTGCCTCGAGGGGATCGAAGAACAATCCTTCGCGGTGCATGGGTCTCTCCTTCATCCGGTGTCAGGCCGACCCTAGCCCGGCCGTGTTTCCGGCACTTTTCGCGACGGCTCCGGCACTCGGCCTGGGAACTCGCATCGGCCCTGGCAGCCGGCTCCGGCACTCGGCTCCGTCAGCCGGCTCCCGCCATCCGCGCGACCATCATCGCGCCGTCGTCGAACCGGGTGATGGCCCACCCGATGCCGCCGAGGGCGTACAGCGAGATCGGCACGAGCAGGCACCATTCCCGGACGGAGCCCGCATTGCCGAGCAGGGGCACCGCGATATTGCCGTTGGGCCGCCACACCTGGGCGACCACGGGCACCTTCGCCAGGCTGCGCGGCCTGCGGAGCCGGAACGGGTACACCGGATTGCAGCCGCCCGTGGTCAGCATGTCCCCGAGGATATGGGCGACGACGCCGATCCCGACCGCGAGCGGGAACCAGAACTGCTCCTCGGGTGCGAACGCCGTGACGAACGCGCCGGCGGTCAGGCCGACCGCCCACGGCGAGCGGCGCATGCTGTCCGGGATGATCTTCAGGGCCTTCGCCGCGAAGGAGACGAGGAGCACCGTCAGCACTCCCGCGCCCGGGTAGATGGTGCCGAAATCGGCCGTCTCGACGGTCCACAGCCCGGCGATGAACGCGACGGCGACGAAGGCGGCGACACCGAGCAGCGAATGCGTGCCGCGTCGGTGGCCGCCCGAGATGGCCCCGACGCCCGCGCACAGCAGGTTGGACAGCGGTGGCAGGGAGTGGGCGATCGTGGCGCTGTGGTGGTCGGCGTCGGGCAGGAGCGCCGCCCCGGCGGTCACCAGGGCGCCGGTGACGACGCCCACCGGGCTGACGTCCAGCAGCCCGAGGCCGAGGGTGAGGGTGTCGGGCAGCACGGGCAGCAGGTGTCCGGGGTGCACCTCGATCCGGGTGGTGGCGGCAACCCAGGCGGCGGCGCCGCAGGCAGCATGGTGGGCGCCCATCATGGCGGGGGTCCTTTCGGTGAGACCGCGCCGGCCCGCAGGATCACGGCCGGCGACGAGATCCCATCCTGACGCGTGCCACCGTCATTATCGGAACGGACGGGTGTCGCCGCCGTGGCTCCGGAATGCTCCCGGTCCGGGCAGGGTTGCCCTACACATGCCCCTTCCCTTCGTCGGTGTGTCCCTCCTCGACCGCGCGCAGTCGCGCCTCGGCTCCTCGGAGGCCGAGACCCTGCAGGCCGTGATCGAGCGGGCGCAACGGGCCGAGCGGCTCGGGTTCCGGCGGTTCTGGGTCGCGGAGCACCACGGCGTGCCGGGCATCGCGGGGTCGGCGCCCGCCGTGCTCGCCGCCGCCGTCCTCTCCGGTACGACGACGATCCGCGTGGGCACGGGCGGCATCATGCTGCCGAACCACCAGCCCCTGGTCGTCGCCGAGCAGGCAGCGACACTGGCCGCCCTCTCCGGCGGTCGCTTCGACCTGGGGCTCGGCCGGTCACTCGGGTTCACCTCCGCCGTGCGTGCCGCGCTGCGGAGCGGCACGGAGGACGCGGACCGGTTCGGGGACGACCTCGCCGAACTGCTCGCCTTCCTCGGCGGCACGGCGCCGATCACCGCCCGACCGCAGGACGCCGGCCGCACCCCCGTGTTCGTCCTCGCCACGGGGCAGGGCGTGGACATCGCGGCGCGGGCCGGCCTCGCCGTCGTCCTCGGCGGCCCCGCCCTGTTCCGGGACAGCCAGCCCGCCCTCGACCGTTACCGCGCCTCCTTCCGCCCGTCCGCGTGGTGGGACCGCCCGCACGTCACGGCGTCCCTGAACGTGGCCGTGGCGGGGACGACGGCTGCGGCCCGGCAGCTGCTCCTGCCGGAGGCGCGGGCCCTCGCCGTCTCGCGGACCAGGGGGTACTTCCCGCCGCTCCAGGCCACCGGCGAACTCCGGTCGGCGCGGGAGGAGGGCCTCGTGGAGGAATCGCTCGCCGCGGCCGTGTACGGGACGGCGGACGAGGTGGAACGGCAGCTCACCGAACTGCAGGCCCGCACCGGCGCCGACGAGCTGCTGGTCAGCGGCGGGGCGTACGACCTCGAGGCGCTCGCCGCCTCCGACGAGCACCTGGCGGCGCTTGCTGCGCGGTGACACCGGGCACGCCCCGGTGACCGGGCGGGAGCCGGTCACGCCGCCCGGCACTTGACTCTCCGCTCCGCCGGCCCTTCGTCTACCGAGGGGATGGCGACCACGCGGGCAGCCGGCGGATCCGCTAGCCTCTGGCGGGAGGCAGAACCGAGTACCTGGAGGAAGACATGACGCGTCCGCTCGACCCACCCGCGGGTTCCCCGGTCCGCGCCGACCTCGGATCGTGGCCCACGCCGCTCGAACCGGCGCCTCGCCTGTCCGCCGCCCTCGGACTGGATTCCGGCGACCTGTGGATCAAGCATGACGACCTGATCGGGCTCGGCGGCGGCGGGAACAAGGTCCGCAAGCTCGAATGGACCGCCGGGACGGCACTCGCCCGTGGCGCCGACGTGCTGGTCACCAGTGGGGCGGCGCAGAGCAACCACGCCCGCCTCACCGCCGCGGCCGGCGCCCGGCTGGGGGTCGACGTCGTCCTCGTGCTGGCCGGGGAGCCCACACCGGCCGGGAACATCGCCCTCGACGCGCTGCTCGGTGCCTCCGTCCACTGGTGCGGGGACGCCTCGGACGAGGAGCTCGCCACCCGTGTGCAGGAGGTGGCGGACGAACTGACCGCCCAGGGCCGGCACCCCGGCGTCATCCCGTTCGGCGGGTCGAACGCGCTGGGTGCCACGGGCTACCGGAGGGCCGGCGACGAACTCCTGCGACAGGATCCCTCGGTGGAGAAGGTCGTGGTGGCGGTCGGATCCGGCGGGACCATGGCCGGGCTCGTCGCCGCTCTCGGGGCGGAGCGCGTCCTCGGCGTGGATACCGGCGCGTTGCCCGAACCGTCCGGCGCCGTCGCCCGGATGGTGGCGGAGCTCACCGGGCAGCCCGAGGACGGACCGGCCCTGCAGATCGACAGGACCCTGCTCGCCGACGGCTACGGCTCGGTCAGCGGCGACGTCCTCGAGGCGATGCACGTCGCCGCCCGCACCGAAGGGATCGTGCTGGATCCCACCTACACCGCCCGCGCCATGGCCGGCCTCCTGGGCGCGGTACGCCGCGGTGACCTGGTCCGGGGGCAGCGCATCGTGTACTGGCACACGGGGGGACTGCCCGGTCTACTGGGACACACGACGGCGCTCGAGAGGATCATGGC
This genomic interval from Arthrobacter agilis contains the following:
- a CDS encoding protein adenylyltransferase SelO, encoding MSVPTESKVTIDGRFARELPEMAVAWQADAAPAPRLLALNEPVAADLGLDPEFLRSPDGLALLLGTTVPDGATPVAQAYSGHQFGSFNPRLGDGRALLLGEVTDVAGRLRDLHLKGSGRTPFARGGDGLAVVGPMLREYIVSEAMEALGIPTTRSLAVVATGRDVRRETMLPGAVLTRVASSHLRVGSFQYAAATGNKDLLTRLADHAIDRHHPQAASAERPYLALFEAVVSAQASLVAQWMLVGFIHGVMNTDNMTISGETIDYGPCAFMDVFDYATVYSSIDRGGRYAYANQPLIAEWNLARLAETLLPLIDDDQEQAVALAVGVLESFRPRYSGAWLTGMKAKLGLPGDLEDEVASALANDVLTLLQENHVDYTSFFRGLGPVVRGDARPARDKVLDAAAFDAWAERWLAHGPDADAMDRVNPVYIPRNHLVEEALEAATAGDLEPMNRLVDVVRRPFDERPGLERYAAGAPDDFGKYTTYCGT
- a CDS encoding LysR family transcriptional regulator, with protein sequence MTLNQLRAFLAAYSCRSLSAAAKELGITQASASELISRLEQELGSPLFTRTSKGLSPAPAAEELHTHALDCVNSARRGAEAVQALQTLNGGVSTFGVLRYAANYDLADLVVQFHQKHPGVRVRMIGLNSHVVAASVASGEIECGLVVLPVDSENLDVRRLARDEVRFISSTRDPDAGAVSIEELAAAKLVLYDAHAGWKDPTRRQLRERANVTGLSIEAEMEVEHAETAYGLVAAGAGDSFMARGILESLRREDGVRSFPFAEPLYDTIALVQRKHGYLSPATRAFSAFAERAVAARSGLASLV
- the hisD gene encoding histidinol dehydrogenase → MELTAHHASFITGSYECLKSAGIGGVPAQRLPQVVETVSEMLSVIEKGGRDAVAEYSRKLDGWSGGDVEMDAASLRRTGDSLTPDLRAALEAGAERTRTFAGLQLQHLQDFQAEVMPGVTVGHRYIPVQRVGAYLPAGRFPILASAFMTVGVAKTAGVPTVIACSPPTSPTAGNPAVFYSAYLSGVDRAFVVGGVQALAAMAFGLLGEQPMDMLVGAGNAYVTEAKRQLFGRVGMDLLAGPSEVAVIADDTADPVIVAADLLGQAEHGPQSPAALVTTSRELAVAVIAEVDRQLADLSTREIAGPAWRDYGTVYVAEDNATAVELMDVLAPEHLEVMTADDDYFQQNLTNYGSLFLGPWSTVAYSDKGITGTNHVLPTGGGARSSAGLSVARFLKPLTFQRIDRAATMQLAPLVSEISAYEEMEAHQRTADLRITRFETQTVSTKEQP
- a CDS encoding ABC transporter substrate-binding protein, with product MNSRRAMTSFAAGAMGIALMLTACGGGDSGGSGAGGGDDGAIETITIATSNDAPFSFTDDAGALQGIDGEMINWIADKKGWDVEVFVSEFATLIPAIKAGKADTVVDAMYITDVRKEEVNFTDTWYQQGEGMVVPGDSTMTNRDDAKGTVIGVQTGTTFIELAESLEPKEIKYFDSQAALLTAVENKQVDVVFTDAAVVAYSLVQNPNDAIKIVDPYEPYFPGLIGAAVPKENTQLLEELNSGLAELKASPDYMEILTKYGLTESNAVD
- a CDS encoding amino acid ABC transporter permease, with translation MKGSPAIDFIESTLSYFPRLLAAAPIVIQLALGAMALALVLGLLVALARISKSKILRGIALVYVEVMRGTPLLVQLVYIFFVLPAIGVNIDPVPAGILGLGLNYAAYLSEVFRSAILSVEAGQTEAALSLGYTPGKALWKVVLPQSFIVSLGPIGNYFIAMVKDTALTSVIAVTEILKTANVINAQTFETTQVYTAAALLYLLISLPLSRIVSALEKRARVHV
- a CDS encoding amino acid ABC transporter ATP-binding protein; its protein translation is MSDEVIVSVRDVHKTFVVTKTPGLLQRLRGRRREVNRIEVLKGVDLDVHKGETVVILGSSGSGKSTLLRCMNKLETIDSGRILVNGHLVGYEERDGKLVDEKASVTARKRTDLGMVFQQFNLFLNKTALGNVMAPLQDVKKMSRDEAQQHALENLKRVGLLDRKDNYPSRLSGGQKQRVAIARALAMDPSVMLFDEPTSALDPELVEEVLAVIKAIAAQGTTMVIVTHEMQFARDIADIIVVMDQGIIVEKGTPDEVFFRPKHPKTYALLKRSGLTVEPPGTPRS
- a CDS encoding DsbA family oxidoreductase — its product is MQVEIWSDVKCPWCFVGKRRFEKALAEFPHRDSVEVTWKSYQLDPSLPDHYDGTEQQYLAERKGIDPGQVRQMWQHLTRQAEGEGLSFDFDRVMVGNSFTAHRFLHLAKASGRGDAAKEAVMSAHFEQGLDTSDVEVLVSLGTGIGLGEEEIRATVAGDRFADDVRHDIEEARTLGVQGVPFFVVDRRYGISGAQPVEVFRQALDQAWRESHPLVSLTPSADGPACGPDGC
- a CDS encoding metal-dependent hydrolase produces the protein MMGAHHAACGAAAWVAATTRIEVHPGHLLPVLPDTLTLGLGLLDVSPVGVVTGALVTAGAALLPDADHHSATIAHSLPPLSNLLCAGVGAISGGHRRGTHSLLGVAAFVAVAFIAGLWTVETADFGTIYPGAGVLTVLLVSFAAKALKIIPDSMRRSPWAVGLTAGAFVTAFAPEEQFWFPLAVGIGVVAHILGDMLTTGGCNPVYPFRLRRPRSLAKVPVVAQVWRPNGNIAVPLLGNAGSVREWCLLVPISLYALGGIGWAITRFDDGAMMVARMAGAG
- a CDS encoding MsnO8 family LLM class oxidoreductase; the protein is MPLPFVGVSLLDRAQSRLGSSEAETLQAVIERAQRAERLGFRRFWVAEHHGVPGIAGSAPAVLAAAVLSGTTTIRVGTGGIMLPNHQPLVVAEQAATLAALSGGRFDLGLGRSLGFTSAVRAALRSGTEDADRFGDDLAELLAFLGGTAPITARPQDAGRTPVFVLATGQGVDIAARAGLAVVLGGPALFRDSQPALDRYRASFRPSAWWDRPHVTASLNVAVAGTTAAARQLLLPEARALAVSRTRGYFPPLQATGELRSAREEGLVEESLAAAVYGTADEVERQLTELQARTGADELLVSGGAYDLEALAASDEHLAALAAR
- a CDS encoding D-cysteine desulfhydrase family protein, with translation MTRPLDPPAGSPVRADLGSWPTPLEPAPRLSAALGLDSGDLWIKHDDLIGLGGGGNKVRKLEWTAGTALARGADVLVTSGAAQSNHARLTAAAGARLGVDVVLVLAGEPTPAGNIALDALLGASVHWCGDASDEELATRVQEVADELTAQGRHPGVIPFGGSNALGATGYRRAGDELLRQDPSVEKVVVAVGSGGTMAGLVAALGAERVLGVDTGALPEPSGAVARMVAELTGQPEDGPALQIDRTLLADGYGSVSGDVLEAMHVAARTEGIVLDPTYTARAMAGLLGAVRRGDLVRGQRIVYWHTGGLPGLLGHTTALERIMAG